The proteins below are encoded in one region of Micromonospora yangpuensis:
- the recG gene encoding ATP-dependent DNA helicase RecG, whose protein sequence is MTSEAATVDTPLSKLVGAKTAKALAGHLDLHTAGDLVYHFPRRYDERGEHTDIRALDVGEQVTVLAQVQRTAVRPMRQRRGNLLEVTVGDSTGGTLTLTFFGNQAWRERELRPGRWGLFAGKVTEFRGRRQLNGPEYVLLGEATDGEAAANEEIEEFAGALIPVYPAAAAVPTWVIARCVRVVLDTFTPPDDPLPATLRASRSLVGIGPALREIHRPSSKEELYRARRRLKWDEAFAVQLTLVQRKHRAAAWPARARPPRAGGLLDAFDARLPYELTSGQRDVGREIGADLATAHPMHRLLQGEVGSGKTVVALRAMLQVVDAGGQAALLAPTEVLAAQHHRGMRDLLGPLGRAGELDAAEQATRVELVTGSLPAAARRAALAEVASGRAGLVLGTHALLYEGVDFADLGLVVVDEQHRFGVEQRDALRAKADQPPHVLVMTATPIPRTVAMTVYGDLETSTLSQLPRGRSPIASHVVPAAEKPAFLDRAWRRVREEVAAGHQAYVVCPRIGDTPAGSSTGPAAEEPPAEDDTGRRAPLAVTEVAPLLAEGPLHGLRIGVLHGRLPADEKDAVMRSFAAGDLDVLVATTVIEVGVDVPNATVMIVLDADRFGVSQLHQLRGRVGRGSAAGLCLLVTEAAEGSSARERLDAVASTTDGFKLAELDLEQRREGDVLGATQSGHRSHLRLLSLRRDAELIRDARAEAIVLVEEDPELARHPALAASVAALVDAERAEYLEKG, encoded by the coding sequence ATGACGTCGGAGGCGGCCACGGTGGACACGCCGCTGTCGAAGCTGGTCGGGGCGAAGACCGCGAAGGCCCTCGCCGGCCACCTCGACCTGCACACCGCCGGTGACCTTGTCTACCACTTCCCCCGTCGGTACGACGAGCGGGGCGAGCACACCGACATCCGGGCCCTGGACGTCGGTGAGCAGGTCACCGTGCTGGCCCAGGTGCAGCGCACCGCGGTCCGGCCGATGCGCCAGCGCCGGGGCAACCTGCTGGAGGTGACCGTCGGCGACTCGACCGGCGGCACCCTGACGCTCACCTTCTTCGGCAACCAGGCCTGGCGGGAGCGGGAGCTGCGTCCCGGCCGGTGGGGTCTGTTCGCCGGCAAGGTCACCGAGTTCCGCGGCCGACGCCAGCTCAACGGCCCGGAGTACGTGCTGCTCGGCGAGGCGACCGACGGCGAGGCGGCGGCCAACGAGGAGATCGAGGAGTTCGCCGGGGCGCTGATCCCGGTCTACCCGGCTGCGGCGGCGGTGCCGACCTGGGTGATCGCCCGCTGTGTCCGGGTGGTGCTGGACACCTTCACCCCGCCGGACGACCCGCTGCCGGCGACCTTACGGGCCAGCCGCAGCCTGGTGGGTATCGGCCCCGCGCTGCGCGAGATCCACCGTCCCTCCAGCAAGGAGGAGCTGTACCGGGCCCGCCGCCGGCTCAAGTGGGACGAGGCGTTCGCCGTACAGCTGACCCTGGTGCAGCGCAAGCACCGGGCCGCCGCCTGGCCGGCGCGGGCCCGGCCGCCGCGCGCCGGTGGCCTGCTGGACGCCTTCGACGCCCGGTTGCCGTACGAGCTGACCAGCGGGCAGCGCGACGTCGGCCGGGAGATCGGCGCGGACCTGGCCACCGCCCACCCGATGCACCGGCTGTTGCAGGGTGAGGTGGGTTCCGGCAAGACGGTGGTGGCGTTGCGGGCGATGCTGCAGGTGGTAGACGCCGGCGGTCAGGCCGCCCTGCTCGCCCCCACCGAGGTGCTCGCCGCCCAGCACCACCGGGGCATGCGCGACCTGCTCGGCCCGCTCGGTCGCGCCGGTGAGCTGGACGCCGCCGAGCAGGCCACCCGGGTCGAGCTGGTCACCGGCTCGTTGCCGGCGGCGGCCCGGCGCGCGGCGCTGGCCGAGGTGGCCAGCGGCCGGGCCGGCCTGGTGCTGGGCACCCACGCCCTGCTCTACGAGGGGGTCGACTTCGCCGACCTGGGGCTGGTGGTCGTCGACGAGCAGCACCGGTTCGGGGTGGAGCAGCGCGACGCGTTGCGGGCCAAGGCCGACCAGCCGCCGCACGTGCTGGTGATGACCGCGACGCCGATCCCGCGCACGGTCGCCATGACCGTCTACGGCGACCTGGAGACCTCCACCCTCTCCCAGTTGCCGCGCGGTCGGTCGCCGATCGCCTCGCACGTGGTGCCGGCCGCCGAGAAGCCGGCCTTCCTGGACCGGGCCTGGCGCCGGGTCCGCGAGGAGGTCGCCGCCGGCCACCAGGCGTACGTGGTCTGCCCCCGGATCGGGGACACCCCCGCCGGGTCGTCGACGGGCCCGGCGGCCGAGGAACCGCCGGCCGAGGACGACACCGGGCGCCGGGCCCCGCTGGCGGTGACCGAGGTGGCTCCGCTGCTCGCCGAGGGGCCGCTGCACGGGCTGCGGATCGGGGTGCTGCACGGCCGGCTGCCGGCCGACGAGAAGGACGCGGTGATGCGGTCCTTCGCCGCCGGTGACCTGGACGTGCTGGTGGCCACCACGGTCATCGAGGTCGGCGTGGACGTGCCCAACGCCACCGTGATGATCGTGCTGGACGCCGACCGCTTCGGGGTGTCCCAACTGCACCAGCTCCGGGGCCGGGTCGGACGGGGTTCGGCGGCCGGGCTCTGCCTGCTGGTGACCGAGGCGGCCGAGGGTTCGTCGGCCCGCGAGCGGCTGGACGCGGTCGCGTCCACCACGGACGGTTTCAAGCTCGCCGAGCTGGATCTGGAACAGCGTCGGGAGGGCGACGTGCTGGGCGCGACCCAGTCCGGCCACCGTTCCCACCTGCGCCTGCTCTCGCTGCGCCGGGACGCCGAGCTGATCCGGGACGCCCGGGCCGAGGCCATCGTGCTGGTCGAGGAGGACCCGGAACTGGCCCGGCACCCGGCGTTGGCCGCCTCGGTGGCCGCCCTGGTCGACGCCGAACGCGCCGAGTACCTGGAAAAGGGCTGA
- a CDS encoding cell wall anchor protein, translating into MIRLKSPLRRVVAVTAGALLGVAGAAAIAAAPASAHHPIIDGTGCKLKDGSVQVTWTVRNSERQWDATVVGAWSPAATELTGIVPGAVVPKSGQGELVGQQTVPRNKKLELSVRLEWDKGRSKVYSTRTGVVRVTGKCQTPEPTPTSTPTEEPTPTPSETTPTEEPTTPTPTPSETTPTEEPTPTPSETTPTDEPSESTPPASPTPSQPPVLPEPGEPTFELEQTCDQLTFGIDNPADGVEFTVTLTSEKGEVKTLDAVPGKKTSVSFDAYEGLKVTPSIGDVKDEVVVWEQPKDCEEEGGSGGGLPLTGAAAGGIATGAVLLLGAGAGLFVMARRRKLRFTA; encoded by the coding sequence TTGATCCGTCTCAAGTCCCCGCTGCGGCGCGTCGTGGCGGTCACCGCCGGCGCGCTGCTCGGTGTCGCCGGGGCCGCCGCCATCGCCGCCGCCCCGGCCAGTGCCCACCACCCGATCATCGACGGCACCGGCTGCAAGCTGAAGGACGGCAGCGTCCAGGTGACCTGGACCGTCCGCAACAGCGAGCGACAGTGGGACGCCACGGTGGTGGGCGCGTGGAGCCCGGCGGCCACCGAGCTGACCGGCATCGTCCCCGGCGCCGTCGTGCCGAAGTCCGGTCAGGGCGAACTGGTCGGCCAGCAGACCGTCCCCCGCAACAAGAAGCTGGAGCTCAGCGTCCGGCTGGAGTGGGACAAGGGCCGGTCCAAGGTCTACAGCACCCGCACGGGCGTGGTCCGGGTGACCGGCAAGTGCCAGACGCCGGAGCCGACCCCCACCTCGACCCCCACCGAGGAGCCGACCCCCACGCCGTCGGAGACCACGCCTACCGAGGAGCCGACGACCCCGACGCCGACGCCCTCGGAGACCACCCCCACCGAGGAGCCGACCCCGACGCCGTCGGAGACCACGCCTACCGACGAGCCGAGCGAGAGCACCCCGCCGGCCAGCCCCACCCCCAGCCAGCCGCCGGTCCTGCCCGAGCCGGGTGAGCCGACGTTCGAGCTGGAGCAGACCTGCGACCAGCTCACCTTCGGCATCGACAACCCGGCCGACGGCGTCGAGTTCACCGTCACGCTCACCAGCGAGAAGGGTGAGGTCAAGACGCTCGACGCGGTGCCCGGCAAGAAGACCTCGGTGTCGTTCGACGCCTACGAGGGCCTGAAGGTCACCCCGAGCATCGGCGACGTCAAGGACGAGGTCGTGGTCTGGGAGCAGCCGAAGGACTGCGAGGAGGAGGGTGGCTCCGGTGGTGGCCTGCCGCTGACCGGTGCCGCCGCCGGTGGCATCGCCACGGGCGCCGTCCTGCTGCTCGGCGCCGGTGCGGGCCTGTTCGTGATGGCCCGTCGTCGCAAGCTCCGCTTCACCGCCTGA